A DNA window from Chelativorans sp. AA-79 contains the following coding sequences:
- a CDS encoding MocE family 2Fe-2S type ferredoxin translates to MPQWVDACAVDDVEEEDLIRFDHSGRTFAIYRSPDDEFYATDGLCTHEHVHLADGLVMDHIIECPKHNGRFDYRTGEAKGAPACVNLKTYPVKVEDGRVLIAVE, encoded by the coding sequence ATGCCCCAATGGGTGGACGCATGCGCCGTTGACGACGTGGAGGAAGAGGACCTGATCCGCTTCGATCACAGCGGCCGGACTTTCGCCATCTACCGCAGCCCGGACGACGAGTTCTACGCAACGGACGGGCTTTGCACGCACGAGCATGTGCATCTGGCCGACGGTCTGGTGATGGACCACATCATCGAATGCCCCAAGCACAATGGCCGCTTCGACTACCGCACCGGCGAGGCCAAGGGCGCGCCGGCCTGCGTCAATCTGAAGACCTATCCGGTCAAGGTTGAGGACGGCCG
- a CDS encoding LacI family DNA-binding transcriptional regulator, translating into MGRRPTIADLARKAGVSVATVDRVLNGRHPVREETARRVYQAASEIGYHAAALIHQRITADLPKMDLAFLLQKEGQPFYQAFAKAIREAADATAGVRVRAEIEFVKTQSPAEVAERLQSLARRAQAVAATSLDHHMVTQVVQDLKVEGKPVFSLLSDFAQGVRESYLGLNNLKVGRTAAWLISRTAPRPGKVAIFVGSHRWHGHELRETGFRSYFREYAPRFEILETLVNLETRQVTHEATLNLLDRHPDIAGFYVAGGGMEGAITALREERPVPLPSVVVNELTPDSSAALQDHIITATIVTPLPSLCRALIDLMVGTVRAGPSETPGQLFLPLSLHVPESL; encoded by the coding sequence ATGGGCAGGCGACCGACCATCGCCGATCTGGCGCGAAAAGCGGGCGTGAGCGTCGCCACCGTCGATCGCGTGCTGAACGGCCGTCATCCCGTGCGCGAGGAGACCGCGCGGCGCGTCTACCAGGCGGCGAGCGAGATCGGCTACCATGCGGCTGCCCTGATCCACCAGCGCATCACCGCCGACCTGCCGAAGATGGATTTGGCCTTCCTTCTGCAGAAGGAGGGGCAGCCCTTCTATCAGGCCTTCGCCAAGGCCATCAGGGAAGCGGCGGACGCGACCGCCGGCGTGCGCGTGCGCGCCGAGATCGAATTCGTGAAGACGCAATCTCCCGCTGAGGTGGCGGAGCGGCTTCAGTCGCTTGCTCGCAGGGCGCAGGCCGTCGCCGCCACCAGCCTCGACCACCACATGGTGACCCAGGTGGTTCAGGATCTGAAGGTCGAGGGCAAGCCGGTCTTCTCCCTGCTCTCCGATTTCGCCCAAGGCGTGCGCGAAAGCTATCTCGGCCTCAACAATTTGAAAGTAGGGCGCACCGCCGCCTGGCTCATCTCGCGCACGGCACCGCGCCCCGGCAAGGTAGCGATTTTCGTGGGCAGCCACCGCTGGCACGGGCACGAATTGCGGGAAACCGGCTTCCGCAGCTATTTCCGCGAATATGCGCCACGGTTCGAGATCCTGGAGACCCTGGTCAACCTCGAGACGCGGCAGGTCACCCACGAGGCGACGCTGAACCTGCTCGACCGGCATCCCGACATCGCCGGCTTCTATGTGGCGGGAGGCGGCATGGAAGGCGCGATCACCGCCCTCAGGGAGGAACGGCCCGTTCCTCTGCCTTCGGTCGTGGTCAACGAACTGACTCCCGATTCCAGCGCGGCACTGCAGGACCACATCATCACGGCTACCATCGTCACGCCGCTGCCCTCCCTCTGCCGCGCCCTCATCGACCTCATGGTCGGCACCGTCCGGGCGGGGCCGTCCGAGACCCCGGGCCAACTCTTTCTGCCTCTCTCGCTCCATGTGCCGGAGAGCCTTTAG
- a CDS encoding fatty acid desaturase family protein: MGKRDYSLVGPDARRAVETGLASAEWYHTDISRKEMKALMQRSDGPAIRDTAIWLGAMVVLAGAAVWLWPSAWSIPFFLAYGVLYGSAGDSRWHECGHGTAFKTRWMNDAVYQVASFMMMRNPVTWRWSHARHHTDTIIVGRDPEIAVMRPPDLTRLVLNFFGIIDVWHAIIDMARNAAGVLSAEEKTFIPEQEQPKVVRVARIWVAIYAATTAAAIYMGSVLPLLLIGGPRLYGAWHHVMTGLLQHGGLADNVTDHRLNSRTVYMNPVSRFIYWNMNYHVEHHMFPMVPYHALPRLHEMIKHDLPAPNRSILDGYREMVPAFLRQLRYEDYFLKRELPSTAKPYRAEFHDLAAPVAAAAE, translated from the coding sequence ATGGGCAAGCGCGACTACAGCCTGGTCGGACCCGACGCACGGCGCGCGGTGGAAACCGGCCTCGCCTCGGCCGAATGGTACCACACGGACATCTCCCGCAAGGAGATGAAGGCACTGATGCAGCGCAGTGACGGGCCTGCCATCCGGGACACCGCCATCTGGCTGGGCGCGATGGTGGTGCTCGCCGGCGCCGCCGTTTGGCTGTGGCCGTCCGCCTGGTCCATCCCCTTCTTCCTCGCCTATGGCGTCCTCTACGGATCAGCGGGAGATTCGCGCTGGCACGAGTGCGGCCACGGCACCGCGTTCAAGACACGCTGGATGAACGACGCCGTCTACCAGGTCGCCTCCTTCATGATGATGCGCAATCCGGTGACCTGGCGGTGGAGCCACGCTCGGCACCACACGGACACGATCATCGTCGGGCGGGACCCCGAGATCGCAGTGATGCGGCCGCCGGACCTCACGCGCCTGGTGCTCAATTTTTTCGGCATCATCGACGTCTGGCACGCGATCATCGACATGGCCCGCAATGCCGCCGGCGTCCTCAGCGCCGAGGAGAAGACCTTTATTCCCGAGCAGGAGCAGCCGAAAGTCGTGCGTGTCGCCCGCATCTGGGTGGCGATCTATGCCGCCACCACCGCCGCTGCGATCTATATGGGCTCGGTCCTGCCGTTACTGCTGATCGGAGGCCCGCGCCTCTACGGTGCCTGGCACCATGTGATGACGGGCCTGCTGCAGCATGGCGGGCTGGCCGACAACGTGACCGACCACCGGCTCAACAGCCGGACGGTCTATATGAACCCCGTCAGCCGCTTCATTTACTGGAACATGAACTACCATGTGGAGCATCACATGTTTCCGATGGTGCCTTATCACGCGCTGCCGAGGCTGCACGAGATGATCAAGCACGACCTGCCGGCGCCGAACCGGTCCATTCTCGATGGCTACCGAGAGATGGTCCCGGCGTTCCTGCGGCAGCTCCGTTACGAGGACTACTTCCTCAAGCGCGAACTGCCGTCGACGGCCAAGCCATACCGCGCCGAGTTTCACGACCTGGCCGCGCCGGTCGCGGCGGCGGCGGAATAG
- a CDS encoding TIM barrel protein has product MTAVAPEFALNHMCAPGLSVSEFFDLARALGVSGVEIRNDLAGNAIADGTPPAASARAAGERGLRILSINALQRFNDWNAAREEEARALIAYARDCGAEALVLVPTNDGSGRANGERQANLRIALKGLRPILEQAGILGLVEPLGFETCSLRLKSEAVEAIEALDMKGTFRVVHDTFHHCLAGEASLYPQHTGLVHISGVTEAAMGIAEMRDAHRVLVDEQDRLDNIGQIAALLEAGYCGPLSFEPFSETVHRLPDIGSALARSMAYITERSRRHAA; this is encoded by the coding sequence ATGACGGCAGTCGCCCCGGAATTCGCGCTCAACCACATGTGCGCGCCCGGCTTGTCTGTTTCCGAGTTTTTCGATCTCGCCCGCGCGCTCGGCGTTTCCGGGGTGGAGATCCGCAACGATCTCGCCGGCAACGCGATCGCGGATGGCACGCCGCCTGCGGCGAGCGCACGCGCGGCCGGCGAACGCGGCCTGCGCATCCTCTCCATTAACGCTCTGCAGCGTTTCAACGATTGGAACGCGGCGCGGGAGGAGGAAGCGCGCGCGCTGATCGCCTATGCGCGCGATTGCGGCGCAGAAGCCCTCGTGCTCGTGCCAACCAATGACGGCTCCGGCCGCGCCAACGGCGAACGCCAGGCAAACCTGCGCATCGCGCTGAAGGGCCTGCGCCCCATCCTGGAGCAAGCGGGTATCCTGGGCCTGGTCGAGCCGCTCGGGTTCGAGACCTGCTCGCTGCGTCTTAAATCCGAAGCCGTGGAGGCGATCGAGGCGCTGGACATGAAGGGCACCTTCAGGGTCGTTCACGATACCTTCCACCATTGCCTGGCCGGCGAGGCGAGCCTCTACCCGCAACACACCGGTCTCGTGCACATCTCCGGCGTCACGGAGGCCGCGATGGGCATTGCCGAAATGCGGGACGCGCACCGGGTGCTGGTGGACGAACAGGACCGGCTCGACAACATCGGTCAGATTGCAGCCCTTCTGGAGGCAGGCTATTGCGGGCCGCTTTCCTTCGAGCCCTTCTCCGAGACCGTCCACCGCCTGCCCGATATCGGCTCGGCGCTGGCGCGCAGCATGGCGTACATCACCGAACGCAGCCGCCGCCACGCGGCATGA